In Bythopirellula goksoeyrii, a single window of DNA contains:
- a CDS encoding sugar kinase: protein MQLKVRPAEDCHYDLVSLGEVMLRLDPGEGRIRTTRQFRAWEGGGEYNVARGLRKCFGMRTGVVTAFADNDVGRLVEDFILQGGVDTSLIRWVKYDGIGRTVRNGLNFTERGFGLRGAVGCSDRGLTAASQLKPEDIDWEHLFGKLGVRWLHTGGIFASLSATTPETVVAAVECAKKHGTIVSYDLNYRPSLWEGIGGKNKAQEVNRAIAKSVDVMIGNEEDFTACLGLEVEGVDENLGNIDVENFKRMIEKAVAEFPNFVATATTLREVHTATVNDWSAIVWYDGKFYESRSYPKLEIMDRVGGGDSFASGLIYGLLTTGDGQKAVDYGAAHGALAMTTPGDTSMATVKEVEKLMGGGGARVVR from the coding sequence ATGCAACTTAAAGTTAGACCAGCTGAGGATTGCCACTACGATCTCGTCTCGCTCGGCGAAGTGATGCTTCGACTCGATCCGGGGGAAGGCCGTATTCGCACCACACGGCAGTTTCGCGCCTGGGAAGGGGGCGGCGAGTACAACGTCGCGCGGGGGCTGCGCAAATGCTTTGGGATGCGAACCGGGGTGGTCACGGCATTTGCCGACAACGACGTCGGGCGGTTGGTCGAGGACTTCATCCTCCAAGGGGGCGTTGATACCTCACTCATCCGCTGGGTGAAGTACGATGGCATCGGTCGCACGGTCCGTAACGGTCTCAACTTCACCGAACGTGGATTCGGACTTCGTGGCGCGGTTGGTTGCAGCGACCGGGGCCTGACGGCAGCTAGCCAACTCAAGCCAGAGGACATTGACTGGGAGCATCTGTTCGGCAAACTCGGAGTGCGATGGTTGCACACGGGAGGGATCTTTGCCTCGCTCAGCGCGACGACACCAGAGACAGTTGTTGCGGCGGTGGAGTGTGCCAAAAAGCACGGCACGATTGTGAGTTACGATCTCAACTATCGCCCTTCTCTGTGGGAAGGCATCGGCGGGAAGAACAAGGCACAGGAAGTAAATCGAGCCATCGCCAAGTCGGTTGATGTGATGATCGGCAACGAAGAAGATTTCACTGCATGTCTTGGGCTGGAAGTTGAAGGGGTCGATGAGAACCTAGGCAACATCGATGTGGAGAACTTCAAACGGATGATCGAGAAAGCCGTAGCCGAGTTCCCCAACTTTGTGGCCACAGCGACCACCTTACGGGAGGTTCACACCGCGACCGTCAACGATTGGAGTGCCATCGTCTGGTACGACGGCAAGTTCTATGAATCACGGTCCTACCCGAAACTAGAAATCATGGATCGAGTTGGCGGCGGAGACAGTTTTGCCAGTGGATTGATCTATGGCCTGCTTACTACGGGAGATGGCCAGAAGGCCGTGGACTATGGGGCCGCGCATGGGGCGCTGGCGATGACCACGCCGGGGGATACCTCAATGGCGACGGTGAAAGAAGTCGAGAAGTTGATGGGCGGCGGTGGAGCGCGGGTGGTGCGGTGA
- a CDS encoding low molecular weight phosphatase family protein: protein MDEIDIDISDQYSKNVSEYLGRLSAHYLIVVCENAEENCPRLFPGMGQRLFWPFDDPAAVEASEEEQLSAFRRIRDELDERLAAWLTSFARPQSNASTMP, encoded by the coding sequence ATGGATGAGATTGACATCGATATCTCGGACCAGTATTCAAAGAATGTGAGCGAGTACCTGGGGCGATTGTCGGCCCACTACCTAATCGTTGTCTGCGAAAACGCCGAAGAGAACTGCCCGCGGTTGTTTCCTGGTATGGGGCAGCGGCTCTTCTGGCCCTTCGACGACCCGGCCGCGGTTGAAGCCAGCGAAGAGGAACAGTTGTCCGCCTTCCGCCGAATTCGTGACGAACTCGACGAAAGGTTGGCGGCCTGGCTGACCTCGTTTGCCCGGCCTCAGTCAAACGCTAGCACAATGCCTTGA
- a CDS encoding TolC family protein, with translation MSLRLLLLMSLTALLLSAPGCATSRSKDKDGAALQETFPNASIDPTESESLAQNADLRVLGSEEIVPPEPPSQEQSAPEVSTITLTSAVEDLPPLPEFDEEIELSDEVLKQVDLEMVIQAVYLHFPLIRAAQAARGIAAGETQAARGAFDHKLDSGSENQALGFYENYRQELYVKRQTYWGGEVFGGYRIGRGDFEPWYLERQTNAGGEFKSGVVVPLAQNRWIDENRAQLWRAQLERRRVEPAIQAEIIASILDAKVAYWHWIAAAENRTVVQNLLDFALTRNSALKRQVQAGDRAEIELVDNQRLIVSRESKLIEADRKLQQAGIKLSLFLRSADGAPLIPDDSWMPGGFPDSINKIEQPIVEDIAVAQQNRPETRELDIIRRQLIVDLDQAENLYLPEVNGAVIASQDVGAPTSFKRDKSPFELTAAMFVDVPLQRNKALGKIRATRSKIAQVTAKRQFTSDKISNEIRYTRAALQAAYERVGKIQESADLAVRMELAEQKAFELGSSTLLNVNLREQQAADAAAELVTAKLDYFVALAEYQASLGFSDTLASETMEAEEIALPAQPIEE, from the coding sequence TTGTCATTGCGTCTCTTACTATTGATGTCGCTGACAGCACTCTTGCTGTCTGCTCCTGGATGCGCTACCTCCCGCTCCAAGGACAAGGATGGGGCTGCGCTCCAAGAGACATTTCCCAATGCCTCAATCGATCCCACTGAATCTGAGAGCCTTGCACAAAATGCTGACCTGCGTGTCCTCGGATCAGAAGAGATTGTTCCTCCCGAACCTCCTTCGCAAGAGCAATCTGCGCCAGAGGTTTCCACAATCACGCTTACCTCCGCCGTCGAGGACTTACCTCCACTACCCGAGTTCGATGAGGAAATCGAGTTATCTGACGAGGTATTGAAGCAAGTCGATTTGGAAATGGTAATTCAAGCGGTCTATCTGCATTTTCCGCTGATCCGCGCCGCTCAAGCGGCAAGGGGAATTGCTGCAGGAGAAACTCAAGCTGCGAGAGGCGCCTTCGACCACAAACTAGACAGCGGCTCAGAGAACCAGGCCTTGGGATTCTACGAGAACTATCGCCAGGAACTCTACGTCAAGCGGCAGACTTATTGGGGGGGAGAAGTTTTCGGCGGCTACCGAATCGGCCGAGGAGATTTCGAGCCTTGGTACTTAGAGCGCCAAACCAATGCAGGGGGAGAGTTCAAGTCCGGAGTGGTTGTGCCTCTGGCACAGAACCGCTGGATCGATGAGAATCGGGCTCAACTTTGGCGCGCTCAGCTGGAACGCCGACGTGTGGAGCCAGCCATTCAAGCAGAAATAATCGCGAGTATTCTCGACGCCAAAGTTGCCTACTGGCATTGGATTGCAGCAGCAGAGAATCGTACCGTTGTACAGAACCTGCTAGACTTCGCGCTCACGAGAAACTCGGCCCTTAAACGTCAGGTCCAGGCAGGTGACCGCGCCGAGATCGAACTTGTGGACAATCAGCGACTGATTGTCTCGCGAGAATCCAAACTCATAGAAGCCGACCGAAAGCTGCAACAAGCGGGTATTAAACTTTCGCTCTTCTTGCGTTCTGCTGATGGTGCGCCATTGATTCCTGATGATTCCTGGATGCCTGGCGGGTTTCCTGACTCGATCAATAAGATTGAACAGCCGATTGTTGAAGATATCGCGGTGGCTCAGCAGAACAGACCGGAAACTCGTGAGCTCGATATTATCCGCAGGCAGCTTATCGTCGATCTCGACCAAGCCGAAAACCTTTATCTTCCTGAGGTTAACGGTGCAGTGATAGCCTCTCAGGATGTTGGTGCTCCGACCAGCTTCAAACGAGATAAGTCCCCTTTCGAACTCACCGCGGCAATGTTTGTGGATGTTCCCTTGCAGCGCAACAAGGCGCTTGGCAAGATTCGTGCTACGCGTTCCAAAATCGCCCAAGTGACTGCCAAACGTCAGTTCACTTCTGATAAAATTTCTAACGAGATTCGGTACACCCGTGCTGCCCTGCAAGCGGCTTATGAGCGCGTCGGCAAGATTCAGGAAAGCGCTGATTTGGCGGTTCGCATGGAGCTAGCCGAGCAAAAAGCGTTCGAGCTTGGGTCAAGTACGTTGTTGAATGTCAATCTCCGCGAACAACAAGCAGCCGACGCCGCAGCAGAATTGGTGACCGCCAAACTAGACTACTTTGTCGCTTTGGCTGAATATCAGGCCTCTCTCGGTTTTTCTGATACTTTGGCGTCTGAAACCATGGAAGCCGAGGAAATCGCGTTGCCGGCCCAGCCAATTGAAGAGTAA
- a CDS encoding DUF1501 domain-containing protein: protein METFEEYRTQVTRRHFLSQGANLLGTAAMASLGGSLLGGSASAASTSASSLAGKLHLPPRAKQVIYLHMVGGPPQMDMFDYKPVMNGWYDKDLPESVRMGQRLTTMTSGQARFPIAPSKYQFERVGQAGMWMGELLPWLKQSVDDMTFVRSMHTEAINHEPAITLMQTGNQVTGRPCLGAWSSYGLGSLNENLPTFVVMVARPTNTEQVQAISARLWSSGFLPGQHAGVSLRSAGDPILYINNPPGVSREVRRTTLDGIEALNEMNYQQLGDPQTETRIQQYEMAFRMQASVPELTDIATESESTFDLYGEAAREPGTFAYTALMARRMVERGVRFVQIYHNNWDTHGNVAGRLPDQCRDVDQPCHALIQDLKQRGMLEDTIVIWGGEFGRTIYSQGGLTHDNYGRDHHPRCFTMWMAGGGFKPGTVYGETCDFSYNIVKDPVHIRDFHATVLHQLGFDNERFTFKSQGLDQKLTGVLPARVVRELLA from the coding sequence ATGGAAACCTTCGAAGAATATCGAACGCAGGTCACCCGTCGCCATTTCTTGTCGCAGGGGGCAAACCTCTTGGGTACCGCTGCTATGGCATCCCTGGGCGGAAGCCTCCTGGGCGGCAGCGCTTCTGCAGCCAGTACGTCGGCGAGTTCCCTGGCTGGTAAGCTTCATTTGCCACCTCGCGCTAAACAGGTGATCTATCTACACATGGTTGGCGGCCCTCCGCAGATGGACATGTTCGACTACAAGCCCGTAATGAACGGCTGGTACGACAAGGATCTACCTGAATCGGTCCGCATGGGACAGCGGCTAACGACAATGACCTCCGGCCAGGCGCGGTTTCCTATTGCACCTTCCAAATACCAGTTCGAGCGAGTCGGACAAGCTGGCATGTGGATGGGGGAATTGCTCCCCTGGCTTAAGCAGTCGGTCGACGACATGACATTCGTCCGCAGCATGCATACCGAGGCGATCAACCACGAACCCGCCATCACGCTCATGCAGACGGGCAATCAGGTCACCGGCCGCCCTTGCTTGGGGGCCTGGAGTTCCTACGGACTGGGTTCACTCAATGAGAACCTACCAACTTTCGTGGTAATGGTTGCACGGCCCACCAACACCGAACAGGTGCAAGCCATCTCGGCTCGCTTGTGGTCCTCCGGTTTCTTGCCGGGACAGCATGCTGGGGTGAGCCTGCGTTCGGCGGGGGACCCGATACTCTACATTAATAATCCACCCGGGGTCTCGCGCGAGGTACGGCGGACAACGCTTGACGGGATCGAAGCCCTCAACGAGATGAATTATCAGCAGCTTGGCGATCCGCAAACCGAGACACGGATCCAGCAATACGAAATGGCTTTTCGCATGCAGGCGAGTGTGCCGGAGCTGACCGATATCGCTACTGAATCGGAGTCCACCTTCGATCTCTACGGCGAGGCTGCTCGTGAGCCAGGCACGTTTGCCTACACGGCGTTGATGGCCCGGCGCATGGTTGAGCGCGGTGTGCGATTCGTGCAAATCTATCACAACAATTGGGATACGCATGGGAACGTCGCTGGTCGGCTACCCGACCAATGCCGCGACGTCGATCAACCGTGCCACGCCTTGATTCAGGATCTAAAACAGCGCGGCATGCTGGAGGACACGATCGTGATTTGGGGGGGCGAATTCGGTCGCACGATCTATTCCCAAGGGGGCCTCACTCACGACAACTACGGCCGCGACCACCATCCTCGTTGTTTCACGATGTGGATGGCTGGCGGGGGTTTCAAGCCCGGCACGGTTTACGGCGAAACGTGTGACTTTTCGTACAACATTGTCAAAGATCCGGTTCACATCCGCGACTTCCATGCCACAGTGCTGCATCAACTCGGGTTCGACAACGAGCGTTTCACGTTCAAGAGCCAAGGTCTCGACCAAAAACTAACCGGCGTCCTCCCAGCGAGAGTCGTGCGAGAGTTGCTCGCGTAG
- a CDS encoding HlyD family secretion protein, translated as MSTVPRNLIGTNVDDEPFDIAEDMFPTLQLVRLSRGVRVLSKVLFLLLCLGIAAMFFAPWQQTVTGSGDVTAYNPMDRRQTVEAPVKGRVIRIGEGIQENTFVKEGEMILELQDIDPNLTARLESQLQQSERNVQAAEDHINASKRQLEATGTIVESYESKVKAFESVRTETVGAAEEYISMAESKVAAERNNLTAAEAAYRQAEADFLRQKELHEEGLASQLKMQLAERKYREAEAKVEQARSYVEAAMSDVSAKRRERDAKEREAQAKIDSANAELRKARGDIAKGESDVAKANSELSKAQKELSEAQIKLSRQRSQIVRAPRDGYIVRLVANEGSGVIKEGQALFEIVPRAEKLAAQIWVDGNDVPLLSEGRLVRLQFEGWPAVQFSGWPSVAVGTFGGKIALIDSTDTMDGKFRVVVLPDENEPPWPEYPYLRQGVRTNAWILLDQVRLGYEIWRRMNGFPPSLKSKQSQQEGKSDSKAPKIKI; from the coding sequence ATGAGTACTGTTCCCAGAAACTTGATCGGAACCAATGTAGACGACGAACCCTTCGACATTGCCGAGGACATGTTCCCCACGTTGCAACTGGTGCGGCTCTCTAGGGGTGTCCGAGTATTGTCCAAGGTGTTATTTCTTCTCCTTTGCCTGGGAATAGCTGCGATGTTTTTCGCTCCCTGGCAACAAACGGTCACCGGTAGTGGAGATGTAACGGCATACAATCCGATGGATCGTAGGCAAACTGTGGAAGCCCCGGTCAAAGGAAGAGTCATCCGCATCGGTGAGGGAATTCAAGAAAATACCTTTGTCAAAGAAGGAGAGATGATTCTCGAACTGCAGGACATTGATCCCAATCTCACGGCTCGACTGGAGTCCCAATTGCAGCAAAGCGAACGGAATGTCCAGGCAGCAGAGGATCATATCAATGCCTCCAAGAGACAATTGGAAGCTACTGGCACGATTGTGGAATCCTATGAATCAAAAGTGAAAGCATTTGAGTCGGTCAGGACCGAAACAGTAGGTGCTGCTGAGGAGTATATTAGCATGGCCGAAAGCAAGGTTGCTGCGGAACGCAACAACCTGACTGCTGCCGAAGCTGCCTATAGGCAAGCTGAGGCCGATTTTTTGAGACAAAAGGAACTCCACGAAGAAGGCTTGGCCTCCCAGCTCAAAATGCAATTGGCAGAGCGCAAATACCGTGAAGCCGAAGCGAAAGTGGAACAAGCAAGGTCCTACGTCGAGGCGGCGATGAGCGACGTCTCCGCTAAGCGCCGTGAGCGCGATGCAAAAGAACGTGAGGCCCAAGCGAAGATCGATTCGGCGAATGCCGAACTGCGAAAAGCTCGTGGAGATATAGCAAAGGGAGAGAGCGATGTAGCCAAGGCCAATTCAGAATTATCAAAGGCACAAAAGGAACTCTCCGAGGCCCAGATCAAACTTTCGCGTCAACGCAGCCAGATTGTGCGTGCTCCCCGCGACGGCTACATAGTCCGTTTGGTCGCCAATGAAGGGAGCGGTGTGATCAAGGAAGGACAAGCTCTCTTCGAAATCGTTCCCAGAGCCGAAAAGCTGGCAGCACAAATTTGGGTTGATGGCAATGATGTTCCCCTTTTGTCCGAAGGCCGACTCGTCCGCCTGCAGTTTGAAGGTTGGCCTGCGGTGCAGTTTTCTGGTTGGCCGTCAGTTGCCGTGGGTACATTCGGAGGGAAGATAGCCTTGATCGACTCGACGGATACGATGGACGGAAAATTTCGGGTCGTAGTACTACCTGACGAAAATGAACCTCCCTGGCCCGAGTATCCCTATCTCCGACAAGGCGTTCGTACCAATGCCTGGATTTTGCTCGATCAAGTCAGATTAGGGTACGAAATCTGGCGGCGAATGAACGGATTTCCTCCTTCGCTTAAAAGCAAGCAGAGCCAGCAGGAGGGGAAGAGTGATAGCAAGGCACCGAAAATCAAGATTTGA
- a CDS encoding DUF1553 domain-containing protein produces the protein MLISQRNRFCAGCCIALLVAFSRSHANEPLQYNRDIRPILFDSCISCHGPDSASREADLRLDVRDAAIDAGAIVPGDPESSELIRRIHAEDDERMPPVETKKTLTEEQLDTLSRWINEGAEYEPHWSFIPPANPPLPEVKNSWWVRNEIDRFVAGKLEDADLAPAPEADRRTLARRLSLDLTGLPPATEVVQDFVDDTSANAYEKLVDRLLESPHWGEHRGRYWLDVARYADTHGIHFDNFREIWSYREWVIDAFNQNMPFDEFTIENLAGDLLPNATLEQKIGSGFNRCNITTNEGGAIAEEYNVLYARDRTETTSVTWLGLTAGCAVCHDHKFDPLTQKEFYELSAFFNNTTQAAMDGNIKDTPPVVVVPQDEDLDRWDVVHESLADIRKKLESRRQAARPEFDAWVASGQKIEAEGEMPRKGLQFHAPLDEGSEKFDYFVNGTKREAVTPPNLIWREGPAGNQAAYLEGGQILEVDDVGRFNNEQPFSVSVWVKLPANDSSAALLARMKDTDKHQGWDLWVQGRRLGSHFIQKWPQNAIKVLTKEQLPADVWTHVALTYDGSMKAAGFKIYLNGLAQEMRVEADTLVDDEKAKTGVSFKIGQRENGSPISGVTLTDVRVYEQELSSQDVTSLASRVIFAVLDKPASERTAAELDALYAWWLGNRDKQYPQLAEQNDALQHEEQEIVARGTVAHVMHERDEPATAYILNRGEYDQRGEEVQPGTPAMLPPFDEDLPRNRLGLAKWLLEPENPLTARVTVNRFWQEVFGTGLVETSGDFGVSGALPSHPELLDWLAVDFRDSGWDVKRFFKQLVMSATYRQSAANTPEKLERDPDNRLLSRGPRFRMDGEMVRDYALEVSGLLVDTIGGPSVRPYQPQGVWEAVAMIGSNTRDYEQDEGDSLYRRSMYTFWKRSAPPASMDIFNAPSREQCTTLRERTNTPLQALVTLNDPQFVEAARNLASNALEQAGQEFTDRVQWIGEQLVSRTFREDELAVIRESYDQLSAHYQSHADEAEELLAVGESPVDESLPTEELAAWTMTVNQLMNLDEVLNK, from the coding sequence ATGCTCATTTCACAAAGAAACAGATTTTGTGCCGGTTGCTGCATTGCACTCTTGGTGGCCTTTTCACGGAGCCATGCCAATGAGCCTCTGCAATACAACCGCGACATCCGCCCAATTCTTTTCGACAGTTGTATTTCTTGCCACGGTCCCGATAGTGCGTCTCGTGAAGCTGATTTGCGACTTGATGTCCGTGATGCAGCGATCGATGCAGGCGCAATAGTGCCCGGTGATCCCGAGTCGAGCGAGCTTATTCGCAGGATTCATGCTGAGGATGACGAGCGGATGCCTCCGGTGGAGACGAAGAAGACGCTTACCGAGGAGCAGTTGGATACGCTCTCTCGTTGGATAAATGAGGGGGCAGAATACGAGCCTCACTGGTCCTTCATCCCACCAGCAAATCCTCCGCTACCCGAGGTCAAGAATTCCTGGTGGGTGCGAAATGAGATTGATCGATTTGTCGCCGGCAAACTAGAAGACGCGGATCTCGCGCCGGCTCCTGAGGCAGATCGCCGGACGCTTGCCCGCCGGTTGAGTCTTGATCTGACTGGACTACCGCCCGCGACTGAGGTAGTCCAAGACTTCGTCGACGATACTTCTGCCAACGCCTACGAGAAACTAGTAGATCGGTTGCTGGAGTCACCGCATTGGGGAGAGCACCGTGGTCGCTACTGGCTTGATGTCGCCCGTTATGCAGACACGCATGGGATCCATTTCGACAACTTCCGCGAAATCTGGTCTTACCGCGAATGGGTGATCGATGCATTCAACCAGAACATGCCCTTCGACGAATTTACAATCGAGAATCTCGCTGGGGATTTGCTCCCCAATGCCACACTCGAACAGAAGATCGGCTCGGGTTTCAATCGGTGCAACATAACGACCAACGAAGGAGGAGCAATTGCTGAAGAATACAATGTGCTCTATGCCCGCGATCGTACTGAGACGACGTCCGTTACCTGGCTGGGACTGACTGCCGGTTGTGCCGTCTGTCACGATCACAAATTTGACCCTCTGACACAAAAGGAGTTCTACGAACTCTCGGCATTTTTTAATAACACGACACAAGCTGCCATGGATGGCAATATCAAAGACACGCCCCCTGTGGTCGTTGTGCCGCAGGACGAAGATCTCGATCGCTGGGATGTGGTACACGAGTCACTCGCCGATATTCGCAAGAAATTAGAATCTCGTCGTCAGGCAGCACGACCAGAATTTGACGCTTGGGTTGCCTCGGGGCAGAAGATTGAGGCAGAGGGCGAAATGCCTCGAAAAGGGCTCCAGTTTCACGCCCCTCTTGACGAGGGGAGTGAGAAGTTCGACTATTTCGTGAACGGAACGAAGCGCGAGGCTGTGACCCCCCCCAACCTCATTTGGCGCGAAGGCCCCGCGGGTAATCAGGCTGCCTACCTCGAAGGAGGGCAAATCCTGGAGGTCGACGACGTCGGAAGATTCAATAACGAGCAGCCTTTTAGTGTCTCGGTTTGGGTCAAACTTCCCGCTAATGATAGTTCTGCGGCATTGCTCGCCCGCATGAAGGACACGGATAAACATCAGGGCTGGGATTTATGGGTCCAAGGGCGTCGCTTGGGATCGCATTTCATCCAGAAATGGCCGCAAAATGCCATCAAGGTTTTGACCAAGGAACAACTCCCTGCCGACGTCTGGACCCATGTTGCTCTAACTTATGATGGCAGCATGAAAGCAGCTGGTTTCAAGATCTACCTCAATGGACTTGCTCAGGAAATGCGAGTTGAGGCCGATACACTCGTTGACGATGAGAAGGCCAAGACGGGCGTATCTTTCAAGATTGGCCAACGAGAGAATGGCTCACCGATTTCTGGAGTAACCCTCACAGACGTGCGTGTCTATGAACAAGAGTTGTCCTCTCAGGATGTGACGAGCTTAGCCAGTCGCGTAATTTTCGCGGTGTTGGATAAGCCCGCGAGTGAACGGACAGCTGCGGAACTCGATGCCCTCTATGCTTGGTGGTTGGGGAATCGCGACAAACAGTACCCACAACTTGCAGAACAGAATGATGCACTCCAGCATGAGGAGCAGGAGATCGTTGCCCGTGGCACGGTCGCCCATGTTATGCACGAGCGCGACGAGCCGGCTACAGCCTATATTCTCAACCGAGGCGAATACGACCAGCGCGGCGAAGAGGTTCAACCTGGCACACCAGCCATGCTCCCTCCATTCGACGAGGATTTACCGCGCAATCGTTTGGGATTGGCCAAGTGGTTGCTTGAGCCAGAGAATCCTCTTACTGCAAGGGTCACCGTCAATCGATTCTGGCAAGAGGTTTTTGGAACGGGACTGGTCGAAACCTCTGGAGACTTTGGCGTTTCGGGCGCGCTTCCGTCGCATCCGGAATTGCTCGATTGGCTAGCGGTAGATTTCCGAGATTCCGGTTGGGATGTGAAACGATTCTTCAAACAATTGGTGATGAGCGCCACCTATCGACAGAGCGCAGCTAATACACCTGAAAAGCTCGAACGTGATCCCGACAATCGCCTACTATCCCGCGGGCCACGGTTCCGCATGGATGGCGAGATGGTCCGAGATTATGCCTTGGAAGTGAGTGGTTTGTTGGTTGATACAATTGGCGGGCCGAGCGTGCGACCTTATCAGCCTCAAGGCGTCTGGGAGGCCGTGGCAATGATAGGCAGCAATACGCGGGATTACGAGCAAGATGAGGGAGACTCACTCTATCGGCGGAGTATGTACACATTTTGGAAGCGTTCCGCTCCCCCGGCTTCGATGGATATATTCAATGCTCCCTCGCGCGAGCAATGCACCACATTGCGCGAGCGGACGAACACGCCGCTGCAAGCGTTGGTGACTTTGAACGACCCGCAATTTGTTGAAGCGGCGCGCAACTTGGCCAGCAACGCCCTTGAGCAGGCTGGTCAAGAGTTTACCGATCGAGTGCAGTGGATCGGTGAGCAACTTGTCAGTCGTACTTTCCGTGAGGATGAATTAGCTGTCATCCGTGAATCCTACGACCAATTGTCAGCACACTATCAGTCTCACGCCGATGAGGCCGAGGAATTGTTAGCCGTCGGTGAGTCTCCAGTCGATGAATCATTGCCCACTGAGGAATTAGCCGCGTGGACAATGACGGTCAACCAGTTGATGAACCTTGATGAAGTGCTCAACAAATAA
- a CDS encoding SUMF1/EgtB/PvdO family nonheme iron enzyme — protein MKTTGTLILFTLGLLSTAGAQADIFGSGANQFAIEFVTIGDPDNPGDTSGEPYRAGKVEYAYRIGTYEVSEDMINKANALAGLDISHDGRGANKPATSISWFEAARFVNWLNTSTGNVTAYKFDLNGDFQLWDPGDDGYDAANRYRNSLARYVLPSSDEWFKAAYYDPNENLYFDFPTGSDSPPVPVASGTSSGTAVYGGQMEPADVTLAGGLSVYGTMGQGGNVWEWEETNCYLINDENAGAPCRGLRGANWDVTVAQPMNSLSRSYIAPDFEHGANGFRVASIPEPNTLLLGALATVGLLVRRRR, from the coding sequence ATGAAGACCACCGGAACCTTGATCCTCTTCACTTTGGGACTCCTCTCTACCGCCGGCGCTCAGGCCGACATCTTCGGCAGCGGTGCGAACCAGTTTGCGATCGAGTTCGTTACGATCGGCGATCCTGATAACCCAGGCGACACGTCGGGCGAGCCCTACCGGGCAGGAAAGGTTGAATACGCCTATCGTATAGGCACCTACGAAGTCTCCGAGGACATGATTAACAAGGCCAACGCCTTGGCTGGCCTGGATATCTCGCATGACGGCCGAGGCGCGAACAAGCCGGCCACTTCCATCAGCTGGTTTGAAGCAGCCAGATTTGTCAACTGGCTTAATACTAGTACAGGCAACGTTACTGCATACAAGTTCGATCTGAATGGCGATTTTCAACTTTGGGATCCCGGCGACGACGGCTATGACGCAGCGAATCGTTATCGCAATAGCTTGGCAAGGTACGTTCTACCCAGTTCGGACGAATGGTTTAAGGCAGCTTACTACGATCCGAATGAGAACCTCTACTTCGATTTTCCTACAGGCAGCGATAGCCCTCCTGTGCCAGTTGCAAGTGGTACCTCCAGTGGCACTGCCGTTTATGGCGGACAGATGGAGCCGGCAGACGTAACTCTTGCGGGGGGACTGAGCGTCTATGGAACCATGGGACAGGGGGGCAACGTTTGGGAGTGGGAAGAAACCAACTGCTATCTAATTAACGATGAAAATGCTGGCGCGCCTTGCCGCGGTTTGCGGGGGGCAAATTGGGATGTCACCGTTGCTCAACCGATGAATTCGCTAAGTCGTAGTTATATTGCACCAGATTTCGAGCATGGTGCTAATGGTTTCCGCGTCGCAAGTATCCCTGAGCCCAACACGCTGCTGCTGGGAGCTTTGGCTACCGTAGGGCTGTTGGTTCGGAGAAGACGGTAA
- a CDS encoding ArsR/SmtB family transcription factor: MNRAEKAKYETRTNVLKALAHPARLKLVDVLSEHTEVCVCDLTEEIGMDMSTVSRHLTQLKNAGIVESDKRGQMVFYSLRVKCLKNLFGCIESVVKCNVDQQLKVLS, encoded by the coding sequence ATGAATCGAGCCGAGAAAGCCAAGTACGAAACTCGCACCAATGTGCTCAAAGCACTGGCCCATCCGGCTCGGCTGAAACTGGTGGATGTGCTCTCTGAGCACACCGAGGTGTGCGTTTGTGACCTGACCGAGGAGATCGGGATGGATATGTCGACCGTTTCTCGACACCTGACGCAGCTCAAGAACGCCGGCATCGTCGAAAGCGACAAACGTGGCCAGATGGTGTTTTACAGCCTGCGGGTGAAGTGCCTGAAGAACTTGTTCGGCTGCATCGAATCAGTGGTCAAGTGTAACGTGGACCAACAATTGAAGGTGCTTTCGTAG